In Mastomys coucha isolate ucsf_1 unplaced genomic scaffold, UCSF_Mcou_1 pScaffold5, whole genome shotgun sequence, one genomic interval encodes:
- the Spaca6 gene encoding sperm acrosome membrane-associated protein 6 isoform X3 has translation MGLVSLVGSIVLLFLLIFRASTWACLECFTTYAERLRVCQLFVGIKESKIEMCMDMFTEAFERLEDSKINYDERSHLHDEFTQMTISLHEMADLRVPFWIAFSKSATTMKKIIEGLPKAQVCIPPCGVQEATRQFHCQGCYSAICDLPLDCPVQDMLVNRGDQALFSCIVAFQLPESEVSYSWKFAGGGIRTRDISYFRDLPGAHGYLARIRPVKPSHSGTFTCAIVHDQRPLARLYFYLNVTGPPPPEETKLQVTFREVLLWTPPKAEKIQPWEPSLGELLTSPRALTFGNLFLLVATAALGSASVIVLVWLFFRWYLSGN, from the exons ATGGGTCTTGTTTCCTTAGTAGGGAGCATTGTCCTGTTGTTCCTGCTGATCTTCAGGGCATCCACGTGGGCCTGTCTCGAGTGCTTCACTACCTATGCAGAACGCCTCCGTGTCTGCCAATTGTTTGTGGGCATAAAGGAGTCCAAGATAGAAATGTGTATGGATATGTTCACAGAGGCTTTTGAAAGGCTTGAAGACTCGAAAATCA ACTATGATGAGAGGAGCCATCTGCATGATGAATTTACACAGATGACAATTTCTCTTCACGAGATGGCTGATCTACGGG TGCCCTTTTGGATTGCCTTCTCCAAATCTGCAACAACAATGAAGAAGATCATTGAAGGCCTTCCAAAAG cCCAGGTCTGCATCCCTCCTTGTG GCGTCCAGGAGGCGACTAGGCAGTTCCACTGCCAGGGCTGCTATTCTGCAATCTGCGATCTGCCTTTAGATTGCCCAG TTCAGGACATGTTGGTGAACCGAGGGGACCaggctttgttttcttgtatCGTGGCTTTCCAGTTGCCAGAGTCGGAGGTCTCTTATTCCTGGAAATTTGCGGGAGGAGGT ATCCGGACTCGGGACATATCCTACTTCCGTGATTTGCCGGGGGCTCACGGGTACCTGGCACGAATCCGGCCAGTGAAACCCAGCCACAGTGGGACCTTTACCTGCGCGATCGTGCACGACCAGCGCCCCCTGGCGCGTCTCTACTTCTATCTGAACG TGACCGGCCCTCCTCCGCCTGAGGAGACTAAGCTCCAGGTCACGTTCCGGGAAGTGCTGCTTTGGACGCCGCCAAAGGCGGAAAAGATCCAGCCCTGGGAGCCCAGCCTAGGCGAGCTACTTACCAGCCCCCGGGCTCTGACGTTTGGCAACCTATTCCTGCTCGTGGCCACCGCTGCACTTGGATCTGCTAGTGTTATTGTGCTAGTGTG GCTGTTCTTTCGATGGTACTTAAGTGGCAACTAA
- the Spaca6 gene encoding sperm acrosome membrane-associated protein 6 isoform X1 translates to MEFFPLDPGQLRGRGVGGSQAGQGWAVGRGRAGAPRGGGRSEATLPAGTREGEPGSSVPGGGTGRRQQATGGGGWRGWREEEERPRAAEEGEDGEAGAGAGGGQWVLATLELRSDYDERSHLHDEFTQMTISLHEMADLRVPFWIAFSKSATTMKKIIEGLPKAQVCIPPCGVQEATRQFHCQGCYSAICDLPLDCPVQDMLVNRGDQALFSCIVAFQLPESEVSYSWKFAGGGIRTRDISYFRDLPGAHGYLARIRPVKPSHSGTFTCAIVHDQRPLARLYFYLNVTGPPPPEETKLQVTFREVLLWTPPKAEKIQPWEPSLGELLTSPRALTFGNLFLLVATAALGSASVIVLVWLFFRWYLSGN, encoded by the exons ATGGAATTTTTTCCCCTGGACCCGGGCCAGCTTcggggcaggggggtggggggaagccaGGCCGGACAGGGCTGGGCGGTGGGGAGGGGCCGGGCAGGGGCCCCCCGGGGAGGGGGCCGGTCCGAGGCCACGCTGCCCGCGGGGACTAGGGAGGGGGAGCCGGGGAGCTCAGTGCCGGGAGGAGGCACCGGCCGGAGGCAGCAGGCGACCGGGGGCGGAGGATGGCGGGGCTGgcgggaggaagaggagaggccgCGGGCggctgaggagggagaggatggagaagctggggctggggctggaggaggaCAGTGGGTCCTCGCGACGCTGGAGCTGCGGAGCG ACTATGATGAGAGGAGCCATCTGCATGATGAATTTACACAGATGACAATTTCTCTTCACGAGATGGCTGATCTACGGG TGCCCTTTTGGATTGCCTTCTCCAAATCTGCAACAACAATGAAGAAGATCATTGAAGGCCTTCCAAAAG cCCAGGTCTGCATCCCTCCTTGTG GCGTCCAGGAGGCGACTAGGCAGTTCCACTGCCAGGGCTGCTATTCTGCAATCTGCGATCTGCCTTTAGATTGCCCAG TTCAGGACATGTTGGTGAACCGAGGGGACCaggctttgttttcttgtatCGTGGCTTTCCAGTTGCCAGAGTCGGAGGTCTCTTATTCCTGGAAATTTGCGGGAGGAGGT ATCCGGACTCGGGACATATCCTACTTCCGTGATTTGCCGGGGGCTCACGGGTACCTGGCACGAATCCGGCCAGTGAAACCCAGCCACAGTGGGACCTTTACCTGCGCGATCGTGCACGACCAGCGCCCCCTGGCGCGTCTCTACTTCTATCTGAACG TGACCGGCCCTCCTCCGCCTGAGGAGACTAAGCTCCAGGTCACGTTCCGGGAAGTGCTGCTTTGGACGCCGCCAAAGGCGGAAAAGATCCAGCCCTGGGAGCCCAGCCTAGGCGAGCTACTTACCAGCCCCCGGGCTCTGACGTTTGGCAACCTATTCCTGCTCGTGGCCACCGCTGCACTTGGATCTGCTAGTGTTATTGTGCTAGTGTG GCTGTTCTTTCGATGGTACTTAAGTGGCAACTAA
- the Spaca6 gene encoding sperm acrosome membrane-associated protein 6 isoform X2, protein MEFFPLDPGQLRGRGVGGSQAGQGWAVGRGRAGAPRGGGRSEATLPAGTREGEPGSSVPGGGTGRRQQATGGGGWRGWREEEERPRAAEEGEDGEAGAGAGGGQWVLATLELRSDYDERSHLHDEFTQMTISLHEMADLRVPFWIAFSKSATTMKKIIEGLPKAQVCIPPCGVQEATRQFHCQGCYSAICDLPLDCPVQDMLVNRGDQALFSCIVAFQLPESEVSYSWKFAGGGIRTRDISYFRDLPGAHGYLARIRPVKPSHSGTFTCAIVHDQRPLARLYFYLNVTGPPPPEETKLQVTFREVLLWTPPKAEKIQPWEPSLGELLTSPRALTFGNLFLLVATAALGSASVIVLV, encoded by the exons ATGGAATTTTTTCCCCTGGACCCGGGCCAGCTTcggggcaggggggtggggggaagccaGGCCGGACAGGGCTGGGCGGTGGGGAGGGGCCGGGCAGGGGCCCCCCGGGGAGGGGGCCGGTCCGAGGCCACGCTGCCCGCGGGGACTAGGGAGGGGGAGCCGGGGAGCTCAGTGCCGGGAGGAGGCACCGGCCGGAGGCAGCAGGCGACCGGGGGCGGAGGATGGCGGGGCTGgcgggaggaagaggagaggccgCGGGCggctgaggagggagaggatggagaagctggggctggggctggaggaggaCAGTGGGTCCTCGCGACGCTGGAGCTGCGGAGCG ACTATGATGAGAGGAGCCATCTGCATGATGAATTTACACAGATGACAATTTCTCTTCACGAGATGGCTGATCTACGGG TGCCCTTTTGGATTGCCTTCTCCAAATCTGCAACAACAATGAAGAAGATCATTGAAGGCCTTCCAAAAG cCCAGGTCTGCATCCCTCCTTGTG GCGTCCAGGAGGCGACTAGGCAGTTCCACTGCCAGGGCTGCTATTCTGCAATCTGCGATCTGCCTTTAGATTGCCCAG TTCAGGACATGTTGGTGAACCGAGGGGACCaggctttgttttcttgtatCGTGGCTTTCCAGTTGCCAGAGTCGGAGGTCTCTTATTCCTGGAAATTTGCGGGAGGAGGT ATCCGGACTCGGGACATATCCTACTTCCGTGATTTGCCGGGGGCTCACGGGTACCTGGCACGAATCCGGCCAGTGAAACCCAGCCACAGTGGGACCTTTACCTGCGCGATCGTGCACGACCAGCGCCCCCTGGCGCGTCTCTACTTCTATCTGAACG TGACCGGCCCTCCTCCGCCTGAGGAGACTAAGCTCCAGGTCACGTTCCGGGAAGTGCTGCTTTGGACGCCGCCAAAGGCGGAAAAGATCCAGCCCTGGGAGCCCAGCCTAGGCGAGCTACTTACCAGCCCCCGGGCTCTGACGTTTGGCAACCTATTCCTGCTCGTGGCCACCGCTGCACTTGGATCTGCTAGTGTTATTGTGCTAGTGTG A